The Sphingosinicellaceae bacterium genome includes the window CCTCCGCGCCGGTCGTTGGACGCAGGCCTTCTACGAAGTCCTCGTAGGAATAGCTCTGGTGGAAGGTGACAAAGCGAATGCGCCCGGCATCGGCGAGTTCGTCATAAAGCGCCTTTAGCGACTGGGGATCGCGATTTGCTTCCTCCCCGCAAAGCGCCACCGCGCGCCGCCGCGTCGTATAGGTCTTGCCGGTGCCAGGCGGGCCGTAGAGGATCAGGTTGGTTGGTGCGGGCATGGTCGGAATCTCGTTGTCGGAGGCGGGAGGCGATTGGGAGGCGTCGCTGAGCACAGACTGGCAGGTGCACCAGAGGAATCCCTGCACGTCCCAAAGGTCGCGTGGTCTCCAGTCCCATTCGTCTCGCATCACGTCCAGAATCGCCTCGGACATTGTCAGCGTGGCAGCGTATTCCTCGGCGGTCAGCGGGTTCCATCCATAGAGCTTCTTACCAAGCAACACCGTGCCGGCATTGTTGAACGGCGTCGTTCGCACGAACACGGCATCCGCAGGGCGGGTCAGCGCCAAGAGCAAGGTCGCGATGATCCTGCTATCGCCGTAAGGCTTGCTCGCCTGTCCCTCGACCATAATCGGCCAGACGACATCAACGAACGCCTTCACCGACACCGGGCGATCGTCGTCGGACCGCACCAGCGCGCCCGCCGCCGCGTCAAAAGCGCCGCCGCTACGCTGCCGCCACTCCTTGAGCAGCTCGTAGGTTTTGAAGTAGCCCAGCAAGTTGTGCTGCCTGCTGGCGGCGAGATCGAGCAGCGCGCTGCCCAGCACATCATCGGCATCGGCGGCATGCATTGACATCAGCCGCCGCGCCTCAGCTATGATCGGTCGCTTGTAATCGTCTTCCTCTAAGCCATAGCCCCCTAGGTCCACGAACGTGCGGAAGTCGGCGAACTTGGCGAGGAAGATCGTGCGCAGCCGTTCAAGTGCAGCACGATTTAGCTGCATGGTGCCTCCATCATACCAGTCGAGAACTCTTGCCAGTTCGGTAGGTGCGCCGATCGTCACGAGTGCCACGGCGCGGGCCGTGCCACCACCTGCCGGCGAATGCTTGAGGCGAGCGGGCAGGTTCGAATGGCGCGGCTGTGTCGCGAGATAGTGGCGCACCGTCAGCGCCGGCGGAGCCCGTTGTGCAGGCTCATCCTCAACCCACAGCTGAATACCAGAAACGTCGCGCTGCAAGGCGACCGCACGGCCATCCTTCAGCTCAAACCCCGCCATTTTTGCTGTGTCCGTTGAAGGCTGGCCGTACCGCCGCCGCAACTCGGTCTCGGCCCAGCCTACCGGCTCCCGCGCCTTGAGGTCGTAGGTGTAGCGGACGGTCGAGCTGTTCGCGGGGCCCTGCCGATCGACGATGCGAAGGTCAGCCATTCGCTCGAACGTGTTGCCCCCAATGGCCGAGCACACTGCCGGCATCGCATTGTCGAGCTCCATGGCGCGGTGCACGTCGCCGGTGACGACCGTCACCTCCTGCTCGCCGCGCGCCCTCGCCGGCTCAATGATGGTCGTTAATGTGTGCTGCCTGATCCGATCCGCCTGTCGCATGAGCGTGGGTTCGCCCCCGCCGCGGAAGCGCTGGTAGGCGGCCACTGCAGCACGGTACGACGCGAGGCTGTCGTAGAGATCCCCGTCGATCTTCAGCCGTGACGGGTTAGCTCGTCCTGCTCGTTGATCCTCCATGGAGTAAGCGAGCGATGCCATGATCGCCGCCAGACCGTCGCCATCGAACGCCGCGTCGAGATCACCGTAGTTCGCTTCGACACGACGCGCATCGGAACGACGCGTCGCGACGCTCGAGGACATTTGTCCCTCCGCCGCCAGCCAAACGCTAAAAGCATCGTCCTGCACTAGCCGATTCGCCTGGCGAACGTCGCCTCGAACTTTTGCATTACGGTCGATGCCCAGTGATGCTGCGCTTCCCAGTCCGCATCCTCATAGCCCTTGTCCAACGTTGCACGGATCACCGTCTTTTTGCGGCCTTCTTTCTGGTCCCACAGCAATCCTTCGCCAATCTCGGCATGGATCGCCGAGCGGTCCGCCGACAACCGCCCGAACTTGTGGCGTTCAGCGTCGTCGTCATTGTTGAGGTTCACCTGGATCTGATTTGCTGCCACGCTGAGACTGACATGCGAGCCCCGCACGAGGGGCGTAAGCGGCACCCAGTTCTGCCCGGGCTTTCTTACCGGCAGCCCCGCCGCCTGTGCCTCTGCGAAAAACATATCCAGATACCGCGTCAATCGTTCACTCATCACGTCCCCCCATTTGTGCGCTGACCCAGCGCATTGGTCACCGGCCGGTGTTCCTACGATTACCGCGTCCAGCTTAGGCTGGTTGAGATTTTGCAGCCCGAATAGCGCGCCGCCGAAAAAGAGCGTCGGTCGGGACCCACACTCGGCGGAGATGCCATATGCGATGATCGGGAGTAAGTGCCGTGCTGGGATACTCCCGGAAAAGGATGTCCGTGGGGGTATCGTTTAAATTCAGCAGATGCCGACGAAGCGTCATTGCGCTGATCGCAGGTGAAACACTGGTCCGTGCCAGCAATAGCGCCAGCTATACCGCCCTGCGCGTCCGACCCTAAAAGTCGTGGCGACGCGGACCCTAACACTCGGCTGCAGCTTCCGTCATTTCTAGGTCGCCGACCACCAACTCGAGCAGTGGCGGCGCTTCCGGTGACTCCAGCGTCTCGACGTCGCGAAGGCTCCTGGTGACCGCCCGGGTGCGCCGGCCAGCCTCATCGACAGTGCGCTTGGCCGTGTCTAGCTGCTTACCGAGCCTTTCCCAGACGTCACCGTACTTGACGAACTCTGCCTTCGCGAGGCCAAGGACCTGCCACACTTCACTCGACCGCTTCTCGATAGCCAGCGTCCGAAAGCCCATTTGAAGGCTGGTGAGGAGGGCGGCAAGCGTGGTCGGGCCCTGGATCATAACCCGGTGCTTATTCTGCAACTCCCTGGCGAGGCCGGGACGGCGGATCACTTCGGCGAACAAGCCCTCGGTGGGCAAGTACATGATACCGAAGTCGGTGGAGTGCGGCGGGTGGACGTATTTCTCGCAGATCAGCTTGGCTTGGACCCGGATGGCGCGCTCGAGCGCCGCGCCGGCCTTCTCGATTTCGTCGGCAGCGCCGCTGTCCTGCGCCACCAGCAGCCGGTCGTAGTCCTCATGTGGGAATTTGGCGTCGATCGGCAGCCAGAGCGGCGCCTCTCCGTGTCCCGGCAGACGCACAGCGAACTCGACGCTCTCACCCGAGTCCGGTCTGATGCGGACGTTGCTGGCGAACTGGTCGGCGGTTAGCATGTCACTCAAAAGCATGCCGAGCTGCATCTCGCCCCAACCGCCGCGCGATTTGACGTTGCTGAGCACGCGCTTGAGATCGCCGACGCCGGTCGCGAGGATCTGCATCTCGCCCAGCCCCTTATGCACCTGCTCTAGCCGGTCGCTGACCAACTGAAAGGATTCGCCGAGGCGCTTGTCCAGCGTGCCCTGTAGCTTCTCTTCGACTGTGGCGCGCATTTGCTCGAGCTTGTCGGCATTGTCGGCGCGCAGCTTCTCTAAGCCCTCCGCTACGGTGCCGCGCAGCGCCTCCTGCTTCGTCTCGTTGCTCTCGATGAGCTGACCGACCTTAGCGGTCACGCCCTCGAGGGCAATGCGCTGCTCGTCGCGACCGTCCCGCTGCGCGGCGAGCAGTCGGTCCGATAGGCTGGTAACGGCGTCGTTGGTCTCCTTCAGCCGTTCGGCCTGCGCGGCCGTGAAGCCGTCCGCGTTGCGCTGCACTGACTGCTCGAGCCTGTCCCGTCCATCGACGGCCTCGGCGCGCATGGCGTCAAGCCGGTCGGCTTGACCCTTCTCCAGCTTGTCGCGGCCGTCGGCCGCTTCGCGCCGCATCTCTGCGAGCTGGTCGGTCTGCGCCTTGCCGGCCTCCCCAACCCTCGTCTCTAGGCCGGCAAGGCGCTGGCCGATCGTCTCACCCTGCCCCGATACCGCGGATCGCACGTCCTCGCGCGAAATGTGCGCCTCGTCGCGGAACGCCGCCTGCAGATCGGCAGCCACCTGTTCCAGCACGGCAATTCGGGTTGCGAGCTCGGGCGGCATGGCAGCGGGCCTACCAGCCCTTATCAGCACGACCGCCGTCATGATCGCGATGGCGACCAGAATGACGAGACATGCGTAGACTGCGAACACCACCGGTGGGCTCCTTCTTTACCTGGCGGGCCGCCGCGAGGGACGGCCCGCCGGTCTCACTTCTCGAACACGGTCGTTTCAGGACTTGCCTTGCCGTGCTTTGTCGTTACGTAGCGCCCGCTGCCGGCGCTGCGGTAGTGCCCGCCTGAGTTGCCACTCTTGCCGGCCGCTTCTCTTACTGTCTTCCCGGGGTTTGAGCGACCGCTCGCGGCGCTGACGTAGCGGCCGGTGCCCGCGCTGCGATATCCACCACCTTTGGCCATCATCCGTTCCTTTCCGTTGAGCGGGTCGAGTCGCCGCCCGCATGCGCATCCTGTTCCTCGACGATGACAAAAGCTGTCACTATGGTTCGCTCACGCCACCAACAACTGCGGCTCGGTCCAGCGGCGTGCGTCCGCCGAAGCGGTCTCGAAGAACAGCACGGCGTCCTCGGAAAGCCGGATCGCCTGGCGCGCTCCGATCTTGATCCGCTCCCCGGCGCGCATGAGCCACAGTTCGCTTCCGGCCGGGCGTTTGGCTCTGGCCAGCAGGGTCGCGGGATCCACCACTTCGGCGTCGATGCCGAACAGCTGGCCGTCGATGTCGATGATGTGGCGCATTTCGATGTTCGAGATTTTCATATTCGTGACTCCACTGTCGATGGAGGCACTTTCGCGCGCGTGGGTGTCAGAATAGGTCACCCCCATGTTCCCGTAGCATGCAGAGCGCGTTCACGAGCGCCATCTCCTCGACGGTCCGGCACGGCGTCTCAAGCAGGAGGGGGCTGGCGAACACCATGGCCGCTGCCTGCGCCCGGGAGACGGCCACGTTGATGCGGTTGATCGAGAACAGGAACGCGATGTCGCGCGGCAGCTCCTCACCGCTCGAGGTCGTCATCGAAACCAGGCAGACGGGCGCCTCCTGTCCCTGGAAGCGATCCACGGTGCCGACCCGCACCGCTGGCGGCAACGCTGCCCGCAGCGCGTTCACCTGCGCGTTGTAGGGCGCGACGACGAGCACGTCCCCGAGACTCACGACGCGCTCGACCCCAGCGCGGTCGCGGTAGATTGCGCCGACGACCTGGTCGATGCGAGTCCGGATCGCCGCGATCTCCTCGGGGCTGGTCTGGGATCGCCCGAAGTGCTCGACCGCGCGCATGCCCGCACCGACCAGGTCGGTGCCGTCGGGAGCCGTCAGCGTCTGCAAACCGGCCGCCTCGTCGCTATCGAGACGCCCCTCGTAGACCGCGGTCGAGATGTAGCGGCAGACCGCCGGGTGCATACGCCGGCTGATCGGCATGAACACGCCCCGATCGGATGAGACGACGCGCTCGCCGTCGACGAGGTACTCGAGGCACGAGCGGCCGCTGTCGCCGGGATGCGTGCCCTGGATCGGCTGCGGCAGTTGCATTGGATCACCGACGAGGACGATGTTTCGCGCCGCTCGCGCCATCGCGAGGATGTTGGCGAGCGACACCTGGCCCGCCTCATCGACGACGAGGTGGTCGAACGCGGGCACCGCGTAGCGGGCGAAGTGCCAGGCGGTGGCGCCGACTACGTTGGCGGTGGCGATCTCTGGGGCGTCGTTGTCGGCGACCAGCGTAACCCCGGCGCGCTCGTCGTCGTCGCCGTCCTCGGAGGTCTTTTGGACGATGCTGCACCGGAAGCCCTCGGCACCCGCCCGCGCCGCGACGGCGGCAAGCAGATTGCCGATCGCCTTGTGACTGTTGGAGGAGACCGCGACGCGACGGCCCGCGCGCACGAGGTCGACGATCGCCAACGCGCTGACATAGGTCTTGCCGGTTCCGGGCGGTCCCTGAATAGCGAGCGTGGTATCCTCCATCGCCGAGATCGCCCGGCTGGTCTCGGCCGGCAGATCGCCGTCTGCGTCAACGATGCAGTGGCGCTGACCGTCCGTGAATGTGGGCGCAGCGCGCGCGAGCAGGTGTTCCGCCGCCTGGACGCGGCCGCTGCCGGCGATGATCTCCTCGGTCACGGCCGCCACCGCCTCGCGCAGCGCCCTCTTGTTGATCGGCTGCGGCGGCAGCAGATCGAGCCGGTCGTGGAGCGGACCCTTCTTCGTGGACCGCCTTAGCGTCAACGTGAAGCCGGCGTGGTCGATCTCGCGAAGCGATGCGTCCTCCAACCCTGTAGCGGGCTTGATGCTCGGCGTCTTGCCCGGCCGCAGCTTCGTCTCCTGCGGCGGGAAACGATAAGTGCGCTCCCACGACTGGGCGGTAACCTTCGACGCCGGACCGACCGCTTCGCACAGCGCGACGCATTCGAGGTCGTCGACCAACTCGGCGCTTTCCTGCGCGAGACGGTCGAATATGCCCCAGTAGGTTGGCTTGTCCTCGCGCTTGTAAAACAGGCTGAGGTCGAGGAGCAGATCGGCGACGCGTTCTCCGAGCCGGGCGCGGACCGGCGCGAGCCGGACCCGCAGCGCCTCGAGCTCTGCATCTTCTTCGTCGACGTTCGACAACGTGCCGGCATCGGGAACCTGGCCGAGCACGGGCCACGGCATCTCAAGCGGTCGCACATTGGCGACCAGCCAATCGCGCAGTAGCTGGGTCGAGACGCAGTCCGTCCTGTTGTAATCGTGGATTCGGTCGAGCAGCGACTGGTCGGCCGTCTCACGCCATTTCTCGTAGAAGACGATACTTGCGCCGGCGGTGGCAACATCGCCGTCGCGCTGATCCATGTAGAAGGCCTCGAGGTCCTTGATCGAATAGCCCTTCTCAGATGCGATCATCGCGCCCGACACGACCTTGAACAGGTCGACGAAGCGGCGCTCGCGCTGCAGCTGATCCATTGCCGCTTCGGCGACGCGGTGGTGGGCGGTCAGGCGTCGCAGCGCGGCGATTTCGTAGTTCGCGTAATGGTAGACGTGCGCGCGCGGGTGACGGCGGAGGTGGTCGACGAGAAACGCCAAGAGGTCGGCGACAGCGCGCCCTTCGGCGTCGCGGTCGTGCGCCCAGAAGGCGCGGAACGCCCACTCGCCATCCTGACGCAGCCAGAGCCCATGCAGGTATTCGAGGCCGCCCGGATAGTAAGGGTCGCCCTCGATATCGTAAAACACGTCTCCGTCGTCTGCGGCGGGCAGCATACCGAACCCCTTGCCAGGCTCGGCGTCTCGCAGTTCGAACGCGGGCGGGCCGCCGATGCGGCGAGCGGTCTGCAGACGCGCCTGCGCAGTGAGCCGGGTCTGGGTCTCGGCAGCCATTCGCTGCACTCTGTCGGCGCGCGCCGCGAGTCCTCCCATCGTCGCGACACCCGCCGCCTCGAGCTTCTGCCGCTGCGAGCGGCTTATGCCGGCGACGAGCGACAGGCTGTCCTCGCGTTCCCACTGCGCGCTGCAGCGGTCGCGCCAACGACACTGTGGGCAGGCGGTGACCGGCTCGGGCCGCGTCTCGGGGCGTTCAACCAGGAACGCCTCCAGCACGCGGCGCGCATGCCGGGCGTAGGCCGATACGTTGGCGAGCCGGACGGTAAAGCGTTTGCCGTCGCCCAACTGGAGGTGCGCCGCCTCGGGCGCGACGCCCTGCACCTCGGCTAGCAGATCGGAGTAGAGGCACAACTGGAGGACGTGCTTGGGATCGGGCTTCCGCTTCAGCTTGGTGTCGACGACCTCATAGGACCAGCCGCCGAGCGTCGACGGTCGCTCGACGCGCTCGAGGAAGTCCGAGTAGCCGCCCCACGCGCCGCCGAGCAGCGCGCCTTGAAAGACAATGTCGGGGCCCTTTGCCATCGCCTGATGGGTCAGTGCGACCGAAGCTTCGAGCGGCAGTCCGTCCTTGGGAACCTCGACGACCGATCGGCCCTGCCCCTTCAGTTCGTCCAAGAACGCGAGCTCGTGCGCATCCCCTTGGCGCTGGAGAAGTTCTGCTTCCGCGCCATCGTCGGCTGGCGCGAGGTCGCCGGCTTCCATCATGCGCAGATCAAGCGTGGTGGCATGGCGGCAGCCTTTGAACCGCATCAGGTCCGAGGCCGAGAGCCGCAGGGCACCATCGATCATCCGCATGCGCATTCCCCTTTCCTTGCCTATAGCAGTGCAGGACGACAAAAGCTGTCATGGGAGGGGAACTATGTCGTTCGCGAAGGCCCAGGAACTGCTGAAGCTCGCCATGATGGCGACACGCAGCGGCGGGGTAACACTCGAAGAAATCGTCGAGGCGTTCGGTTGCGTTCACAGGTCGGCGCAGCGAATGACTATCGCGCTCGAAGCGGCGTTCCCGCAGACCCGCTCGGACCACGACGATGACCGTCGACGGCGCTGGCGCATCGAGGCAAAGCACATCGCGCCGCTGCTCACACCTACGTCGGAGGAGATGGCTGCGCTTGGCGCGGCCATCGATGGCCTGGACGCAGCGGGCATGCGCAGCGAGGCATCGCAAGTGCGCGGGCTGCGACAGAAGGTGCGCGCACTCGTGCCGCCCGCAGCCGGCAGGAGGCTTGCAGTTGACGAGGAGGCGCTGGCAGAAGCGCTTGGCCACGCCGCCCGCCCGGGGCCTCGGCCCGCTGCGAACCCAGAGGTCGACGCCGCACTCTACGAGGCGTTAAAAGGCCCCTTCCTGCTACGCTTTCCTTACCGGACACGCGGCCAGGCGAAGCCGAAGGTGCGTACGGTGAGGCCGCATGGCCTGTTGCTTGGCACCCGCCGCTACCTCGTTGCGCGTGACACGGCGAAGCCAGCGTCGGCGCCGCTTCAGCACTTTCGCGTAGAGGAGATCGAGCGGGCCGAGGTGCTGCAAGAGAGCTTCAACCTCGACGCGAATTTTGACGTCCGCCGCCATGCCGAGAAAGGTTTCGGATCGTACGAGAATGCGGCAGAGCACGACGACGTAGTGTGGCGCTTCTCGGCCGAGGCAGCGCCGCACGCGCGGCGCTTCGTCTTCCACCCCTCCCAGACGGTCGAGGAGGAAGCGAGCGGTTCCCTGCTTGTCCGCTTCCGCGCCTCCGGGCACCTCGAGATGTGCTGGCACCTTTATGCATGGGGCACGTCCGTCGAGGTGCTCCAGCCGGCGGGGTTGCGCGAGATGGTAACGGGGCACCAGCGCAGGTTTGACGCGCTGCCCTGAGCGGCGCGCCCCCGCTGAGCATTGCGCCCAAGTTGCGGGCACCCGGTGTTACCGGAGAGGCCGAGGTGATCGTGGTCCGGCCGTGGGCGCCTACCTGCGGGGACGATTAGCGGGGTGGCCTGCCCGGACGTTCGCACCGGATATCGAGCGCTTTCCGCGCCTTGCACTAGGTGAAGTGCCCTTTGCGTTGCGCTCATACGGAACTACGGGCAAGATCATCCTCCGGCCTACTGAGGGGGTGGCGCTCGAAAGCCGATTAGTTGAAGGGGGAGCAATTCTGCGTTTCGTCGATCTTTTCGCCGGCCTTGGTGGTTTCCATGTTGCCTTGCAAAGACTCGGGCACGAGTGCGTGGCTGCGGTAGAGATCGACGAGAGCCTGCGCGACCTGTACGAACGCAACTTCGGCATGAGACCTTTCGGCGACATTCGGAGGGTAGATGCTGCCGATGTCCCTGCCCACGACATTCTCTGTGCTGGCTTCCCTTGCCAACCGTTCTCGAAGGCGGGAAGGCAGGAAGGACTCGACTGCGAGCGAAACGGGGACTTGGCCGCTGTCGTTATCGATTGGGCGCGGCGCTCCAAGCCGTCCTACCTAATCCTCGAGAACGTGCCGAACCTCCTGATGCACGACAGAGGCCGAACCTGGCGCTGGTTCAACCAGGAGTTGCGTCATGCAGGATATTCGGTCGACATCCGCGTGGTATCCCCGCATCGCCACGGTGTCCCACAGATTAGGGAGCGACTGTTTATCGTGGGCGCCCGCGACGGTCTCGATCATTTCGAATGGCCCGAGCCCGATCCCAGCGAAACCGATCTGCGCACCGTGCTGGAGCGCTACCCCAACGACGCGCTGCGCCTGTCCGACCACCACCTTGAGGTCCTGGACACTTGGGAGGCATTCCTAGCGGCGTACCCATCAAGTCATCGCAAACCGTGGTTCCCGATCTGGGCGGCCGAGTTTGGCGCCAACTATCCGTTCGCTACGGTCGCGCCAGGATCGTTGCCGGAGTCCGTTCTCCGGAAATGCCGTGGCGCGTTCGGTCGGCCGATCGCCGACGCCGCCGAAAACGAAGCTGTGTCGCTGCTGCCTCCCTACGCGCGGACGACGATGCCCATTTGGAAGGCCAAGTTCCTCCAACTGAACCGCGAACTGTACGAGCTCAACCGGTCATGGATCGACCCCTGGCTTCCCCGGTTGGCGCCGTTCGAGCACAGCTTCCAAAAGTTCGAGTGGAACTTCGACGGTGATGCCCGGACCCTCAGCAACTGCGTGATCCAGTTTCGTGGATCAGGCGTCCGCGCCCGCGATGCCTCGGCGGCTCCGGCGCTGGTCGCGGCCAGCACGACACAGGTTCCGGTAGTCGCCTGGGAGCGGCGATTCATGGGCGTCCGAGAGCGGGCCCGACTGCAGGACCTGGGCGACCTGGATCACCTTCCGCCGACCAGCGGGGCCGCCACCAAGGCGCTGGGCAACGCGGTTAATGCCCGCGTGGTCGAACTGATCGCCCGTAGTCTGGTCGGCAACCGCGTTGCGCTGTCCGTAGCGGCCTGAGTAGGAAGAGCATGGATCGCGTGAATATCCGCCCGGGCGTCAGCATCCTGTCGGTGCTCCCCCATTTAAACTATAAGCCATGGTACGCCCTCGCCGAATTCGTAGACAACGCGATCCAGAGCTACCTCAGCAAAAAGGCGGTGTTGCGCAGCGTTGAGGGCCAAAAGTTCGTACTTTCCGTGGATATCGACATTGACCAGTCTGCGCAGCGGATCCGAATCCGCGATAACGCCGGCGGGATCGAGCGTGCGAACTTCGCGCGGGCATTCCGTCCAGCGGAGGCACCGCTAGACGCGAGCGGCCTCTCCGAGTTCGGGATGGGAATGAAGAGCGCGGCCGCTTGGTTTGCTCCACGGTGGTCAGTGCGTACAAAGGCTGTAGGCGAAACGGTCGAGCGCACCGTAAGCTTCGACATCGCGAGCATCGTCCGCGATACGATCGAAGAACTGGACGTGTTCACTCGCAAGGCGCCTGCGGACCGGCACTACACAGAGATCGTGCTGGAGGACGTCCGGCGCATGCCCCAGACGCGCACTCTCAGTAAGATCACCGATCACCTGTCGAGCATTTACCGCTGCTTCATTCGGGCTGGCGAACTTAAGCTGTCGGTCGATGGAGTTCCTCTAGAGTTTGAGGAGCCCGATGTATTAGTCGCGCCGCCGTGGAAAAACCGCGAGGGCAAACCGGTCGAGTGGCGCAAGGATGTGTCGATCCAACTGGACGGCAAGCGTCGAGCAGAGGGTTTCGTCGGCATCCGAGCGAAGGGCTCGACGGCGCGCGCCGGCCTGGCGCTGCTCCGTCGAAATAGGTTGATCGAGGGAAGTGCGGATGAGACTTACCGCCCGCCTGAGATCTTCGGCGCGGCCAACTCCTTCGCTTATCAGCGCGTATTCGGCGAACTGAATCTCATCGGTTTCTCCGTGAGTCACACCAAGGACGGCATCCGCTGGGACGAGACCGAGGAGGACTTGGTCCGCAAGCTGAGGCGCGAGATCTCGAGCGGCAAATTGAACATTTTAGATCAGGCGCAGAACTGGCGCTCGACCGAAACAGGACGGGAAAACCGTCCGGCTGCCGAAAAGGCGGTCCAGCGGATGAAATACGAGGTCGAGACAGATGCCCTTGGCGAAGTGGTTGGACAGGTGCAGGCCTCCCACGACGGGCCCGAGGCAAGGCCTGCGGAGGAACCGCCCGAGGCGCCGCTGCCTGAGCAGGACGATGACGTCGCGCAGACTTTTTCGCTCGACGTAGCCGGCGGGCGGTGGGAAATCGACCTGGCTCTCGACTATCAGGATGCGACAGCGGATTGGATCAGGATCAGCGACCAGCCGAACGGCGCCGGATCGAAACCCCGCCGGCTCGGCATCAGGCTAGCGATGCTTCACCCGTTCACGCAGAGGTATTTCGGGAACGCAGGGCCCCTCGAGACCCAAGGCCTAGCGCGTCTCGCCGTCGGCCTCGTACTGGCCGAGACGGTGGCGCGGGATGGTGGGGTCAAGCTGGCGGGCCGGGTCCGCACGTCCCTGAACGAGTTGCTGCGCCTCGGTCTCGCGATTTAACTTAAGGCAGGATGAACAGTTTGATGGGTGATCCGCAGTTGATCAAGTTATCGACCGACGGCTGCGATAACGGGCGTTTGTGGGACCCGATTGTGGGACCCGAGGCGACGCTGTTGATGGAGCGTAAGCGGTTCGCCTCAGAACCGGCGCGCAAGGTGCTGGACGAGAGTGTGGCGATCCTCTCCAACTGCATACCGCCGCAGCAGCCTGGCGACCGTGCCGGGATAGTGATCGGCTACGTTCAGAGCGGGAAGACGCTAAGTTTTACCACTGTCACTGCACTCGCACGCGACAATGGTTATAGGCTGGTCATCGTTTTGGCGGGAACTAAGACGAACCTACTGGATCAAAACGAAGAGAGACTCACGGGCGATCTTGGTATCCTCGAGGAGCGTAGCCTCTTCTGGCGGGTAATGGCGAATCCGCGGAACGACTCCGCTACGGTTTCCGAGGTCCAGTCGGCGCTGAAGAAGTGGGAGCGGTACCCCGATCGCCCCGAGCGGTGCCGCACCCTCCTTGTGGTAGTGATGAAGAACGCTACCCGGCTCAAAAACCTGCGGCAGCTTCTAGAACGATGCGATCTCGCGAATGTGACCGCACTTATCATCGATGATGAGGGCGACCAAGCGGGCCTCAACACGCGTGTGCGGCAGAACGCCGAAAGTCCTACTTATGCTATGATCCTGGGGCTCAGGCGCGCGCTGCCGTCCCACACGTACGTGCAGTATACTGCTACGCCACAAGCGCCTCTTCTCATCAGCCGGATCGACCTCCTCTCGCCCAAATTCGCCCAACTTCTGGAGCCCGGTGAGGGTTACGTAGGGGGCCGGGACCTCTTTGGCGCGGGATCTCCATACGTCGAGCAGATTCCGGCGGCTGATCTACCAGGCGTCTGGGATGTGTCTGACGGGCCGCCGCCTTCTCTGGAACGCGCGATGCGCCTGTTCTTCATCGGGGCATCTGCGGGCGTGTTGAATGGCCGGGAGGGCAACCGGACGATGATGATCCATCCGTCCCATCTCACCTCGATGCACGACACATACGCCGCCTGGTCCAAGAGCATCAAGGATAGCTGGCTGGCCACCCTCGCGGAGCCCAAGACCTCCCCGGACCACGTGGACCTCCGACACGCCTTCGAGGCCTCCTACGATGATCTCAAGCGCACCGAGACAGACCTGCAATCCTTCGAGGTTCTCTGGGCCGAGTTGGAGTTCGCGATTGAGGAGACCGTAGTGCGAGTGGTGAACGCAACCAACGGGCGCATCCCGACATTTCCTTGGGGTGATAGCTACGGTTACATTCTGGTCGGGGGCGCCGGCTTGGATCGAGGGTTTACCGTCGAGGGGCTGACGGTGACTTATATGCCGCGCGGAGCGGGCACAGGCACCGCTGACACTATCCAGCAACGTGCCCGGTTCTTCGGGTACAAGGGATCGTACAAAGGGCTGGTGCGGATATTTGTCGATGTCGC containing:
- a CDS encoding DUF4268 domain-containing protein, with protein sequence MSERLTRYLDMFFAEAQAAGLPVRKPGQNWVPLTPLVRGSHVSLSVAANQIQVNLNNDDDAERHKFGRLSADRSAIHAEIGEGLLWDQKEGRKKTVIRATLDKGYEDADWEAQHHWASTVMQKFEATFARRIG
- a CDS encoding WYL domain-containing protein, whose translation is MTIALEAAFPQTRSDHDDDRRRRWRIEAKHIAPLLTPTSEEMAALGAAIDGLDAAGMRSEASQVRGLRQKVRALVPPAAGRRLAVDEEALAEALGHAARPGPRPAANPEVDAALYEALKGPFLLRFPYRTRGQAKPKVRTVRPHGLLLGTRRYLVARDTAKPASAPLQHFRVEEIERAEVLQESFNLDANFDVRRHAEKGFGSYENAAEHDDVVWRFSAEAAPHARRFVFHPSQTVEEEASGSLLVRFRASGHLEMCWHLYAWGTSVEVLQPAGLREMVTGHQRRFDALP
- the rmuC gene encoding DNA recombination protein RmuC — its product is MTAVVLIRAGRPAAMPPELATRIAVLEQVAADLQAAFRDEAHISREDVRSAVSGQGETIGQRLAGLETRVGEAGKAQTDQLAEMRREAADGRDKLEKGQADRLDAMRAEAVDGRDRLEQSVQRNADGFTAAQAERLKETNDAVTSLSDRLLAAQRDGRDEQRIALEGVTAKVGQLIESNETKQEALRGTVAEGLEKLRADNADKLEQMRATVEEKLQGTLDKRLGESFQLVSDRLEQVHKGLGEMQILATGVGDLKRVLSNVKSRGGWGEMQLGMLLSDMLTADQFASNVRIRPDSGESVEFAVRLPGHGEAPLWLPIDAKFPHEDYDRLLVAQDSGAADEIEKAGAALERAIRVQAKLICEKYVHPPHSTDFGIMYLPTEGLFAEVIRRPGLARELQNKHRVMIQGPTTLAALLTSLQMGFRTLAIEKRSSEVWQVLGLAKAEFVKYGDVWERLGKQLDTAKRTVDEAGRRTRAVTRSLRDVETLESPEAPPLLELVVGDLEMTEAAAEC
- a CDS encoding TM0106 family RecB-like putative nuclease yields the protein MRMIDGALRLSASDLMRFKGCRHATTLDLRMMEAGDLAPADDGAEAELLQRQGDAHELAFLDELKGQGRSVVEVPKDGLPLEASVALTHQAMAKGPDIVFQGALLGGAWGGYSDFLERVERPSTLGGWSYEVVDTKLKRKPDPKHVLQLCLYSDLLAEVQGVAPEAAHLQLGDGKRFTVRLANVSAYARHARRVLEAFLVERPETRPEPVTACPQCRWRDRCSAQWEREDSLSLVAGISRSQRQKLEAAGVATMGGLAARADRVQRMAAETQTRLTAQARLQTARRIGGPPAFELRDAEPGKGFGMLPAADDGDVFYDIEGDPYYPGGLEYLHGLWLRQDGEWAFRAFWAHDRDAEGRAVADLLAFLVDHLRRHPRAHVYHYANYEIAALRRLTAHHRVAEAAMDQLQRERRFVDLFKVVSGAMIASEKGYSIKDLEAFYMDQRDGDVATAGASIVFYEKWRETADQSLLDRIHDYNRTDCVSTQLLRDWLVANVRPLEMPWPVLGQVPDAGTLSNVDEEDAELEALRVRLAPVRARLGERVADLLLDLSLFYKREDKPTYWGIFDRLAQESAELVDDLECVALCEAVGPASKVTAQSWERTYRFPPQETKLRPGKTPSIKPATGLEDASLREIDHAGFTLTLRRSTKKGPLHDRLDLLPPQPINKRALREAVAAVTEEIIAGSGRVQAAEHLLARAAPTFTDGQRHCIVDADGDLPAETSRAISAMEDTTLAIQGPPGTGKTYVSALAIVDLVRAGRRVAVSSNSHKAIGNLLAAVAARAGAEGFRCSIVQKTSEDGDDDERAGVTLVADNDAPEIATANVVGATAWHFARYAVPAFDHLVVDEAGQVSLANILAMARAARNIVLVGDPMQLPQPIQGTHPGDSGRSCLEYLVDGERVVSSDRGVFMPISRRMHPAVCRYISTAVYEGRLDSDEAAGLQTLTAPDGTDLVGAGMRAVEHFGRSQTSPEEIAAIRTRIDQVVGAIYRDRAGVERVVSLGDVLVVAPYNAQVNALRAALPPAVRVGTVDRFQGQEAPVCLVSMTTSSGEELPRDIAFLFSINRINVAVSRAQAAAMVFASPLLLETPCRTVEEMALVNALCMLREHGGDLF